In one window of Astyanax mexicanus isolate ESR-SI-001 unplaced genomic scaffold, AstMex3_surface scaffold_48, whole genome shotgun sequence DNA:
- the LOC125797533 gene encoding elongation factor Tu, mitochondrial-like: MFLHMRSPALRSSEMAALVGLRAGFSALQLTSSGLLHSSLKLCAVPLAQRNFAAEAKKVFSREKPHVNIGTIGHVDHGKTTLTAAITKVLAEAGGARYKKYEDIDNAPEEKARGITINASHVEYTTANRHYAHTDCPGHADYVKNMITGTAQMDGCILVVAATDGQMPQTREHLLLARQIGVEHVVVFVNKADAVEDKEMVELVELEIRELLTEFGYDGENTPVVIGSALCALENKQPDLGVDAIMKLLEVVDEYIPLPKRELEKPFLLPIESTYSIPGRGTVVAGTLERGVIKKGDECEFVGHNRSSKSVVTGIEMFHQSLDRAEAGDNLGALVRGLKREDVRRGMVMCKPGSIQPHQKVRAQVYILSKEEGGRHKPFVTNFMPVMFSLTWDMACRVQLPDQKEMIMPGEDTSLILTLRQPMVLEKGQRFTLRDGNKTIGTGLVTEIMASTPEDQYNWG; the protein is encoded by the exons ATGTTTTTGCACATGCGCAGTCCAGCTCTTCGTTCCTCGGAAATGGCTGCGCTCGTTGGTCTCCGTGCGGGTTTCTCCG CTCTGCAGCTGACCTCATCGGGTTTACTGCACAGCTCCCTTAAACTG tgtgcaGTGCCCCTTGCACAGAGGAATTTTGCAGCTGAAGCAAAGAAAGTTTTCTCCCGAGAAAAGCCTCATGTTAACATTGGCACTATTGGACATGTAGACCACGGAAAGACCACACTCACTGCTGCCATCACCAAAG TTCTGGCGGAGGCTGGTGGGGCGCGGTATAAGAAGTATGAGGACATTGATAATGCTCCTGAGGAGAAAGCCAGAGGAATCACCATCAATGCCTCACACGTGGAGTACACCACAGCCAACCGGCACTATGCACACACAGACTGCCCCGGACATGCTGACTACGTCAAG aACATGATCACAGGCACCGCTCAGATGGACGGCTGTATCCTGGTTGTCGCAGCGACGGATGGTCAGATGCCCCAGACTCGTGAGCACCTGCTGCTGGCGAGGCAGATTGGGGTGGAGCATGTGGTGGTGTTTGTGAATAAAGCGGACGCAGTGGAAGATAAAGAGATGGTGGAGCTGGTGGAGCTGGAGATCAGGGAGCTCCTCACAGAGTTTGGCTATGACGGAGAGAACACACCAGTGGTCATCGGATCTGCCCTCTGTGCCCTGGAG AACAAGCAGCCAGACCTGGGAGTGGATGCCATTATGAAATTGCTGGAAGTGGTGGATGAGTACATCCCTTTACCAAAGAGAGAGCTGGAAAAACCCTTCCTGCTGCCCATAGAGAGCACCTACTCTATCCCAG GTCGTGGTACGGTGGTTGCAGGCACTCTGGAGAGAGGGGTGATCAAGAAGGGAGATGAGTGTGAATTTGTTGGACACAATCGCTCATCTAAGTCAGTCGTTACAG gtATTGAGATGTTCCACCAGTCGTTAGACCGGGCTGAGGCGGGGGATAATCTGGGAGCTCTAGTTCGGGGGCTAAAGAGGGAGGATGTGAGGAGAGGGATGGTGATGTGCAAACCAGGATCCATCCAACCACACCAGAAAGTCCGAGCACAG GTGTATATTCTGAGTAAGGAAGAAGGAGGGAGACACAAGCCATTCGTTACAAACTTCATGCCCGTCATGTTTTCTCTGACGTGGGACATGGCCTGCAGAGTACAACTACCCGACCAAAAG gagatgATCATGCCCGGAGAGGACACGTCTCTGATCCTAACTCTCCGACAGCCCATGGTTCTGGAGAAAGGTCAGAGGTTCACTCTGAGAGACGGAAACAAGACCATTGGGACGGGACTGGTGACTGAGATCATGGCGTCCACACCAGAAGACCAGTACAACTGGGGCTAA
- the LOC125797536 gene encoding uncharacterized protein LOC125797536 isoform X2, protein MPRNQTTATTDQGNQLHTNLTQVTHGIRTSVNQNQTNSTAVTQRIRTSAPRPDWLLYTIPSIAFVIGLLLFITVCNKLRPRESRVRKVSAIKTIENRTTSEPNNICSGSIVADPKTESSLKKQEAQSYENVSAAIYNNQDEVTYYVTQDDDYITPDAMEDYMTMQEQNQSNHLQPPHNTTDTDGESYENMEACVYAQPRNSRRKHTVSPEDDESYENMEGTISPYKSHLTTHNSTNTLDDESYERMDSIQAPGDVRERADREGEQWYFRQKTV, encoded by the exons GGAATCAACTCCACACCAACTTAACACAAGTGACCCACGGCATTCGGACATcag TGAATCAAAATCAGACCAACTCCACAGCAGTGACCCAAAGAATCCGTACATCAG ccccTCGTCCTGATTGGCTGTTGTACACCATTCCTTCCATTGCCTTTGTGATCGGACTCCTGTTATTCATAACTGTGTGCAACAAACTGCGCCCCAGAgagt CAAGAGTCAGAAAGGTTTCAGCTATAAAGACAATAGAAAACAGAACCACATCAGAACCCAATAACATATG TTCTGGATCCATTGTAGCTGATCCGAAAACAGAATCCAGCCTCAAAAAAC aAGAGGCCCAGTCTTATGAGAATGTTTCTGCAGCCATCTACAATAATCAGGATGAAGTGACTTACTATGTAACCCAGGAtgatg ACTACATCACCCCTGATGCAATGGAAGATTACATGACAATGCAAGAGCaaaaccagagcaaccaccttcAACCACCTCACAACACAACAGATACAG ATGGGGAGTCATATGAAAACATGGAAGCCTGTGTTTATGCTCAGCCTCGCAACAGCAGACGCAAACACACAGTCAGCCCTGAGGATGACG aGTCCTATGAGAATATGGAGGGCACCATCAGCCCCTACAAGTCACATCTGACCACTCATAACAGCACAAACACCCTGGATGATG AGTCTTATGAGCGTATGGACAGTATCCAGGCCCCGGGTGATGTGCGAGAGAGGGCTGATAGAGAGGGGGAGCAGTGGTACTTCAGACAGAAGACAGTGTGA
- the LOC125797536 gene encoding uncharacterized protein LOC125797536 isoform X1, which translates to MPRNQTTATTDQGNQLHTNLTQVTHGIRTSVNQNQTNSTAVTQRIRTSAPRPDWLLYTIPSIAFVIGLLLFITVCNKLRPRESARVRKVSAIKTIENRTTSEPNNICSGSIVADPKTESSLKKQEAQSYENVSAAIYNNQDEVTYYVTQDDDYITPDAMEDYMTMQEQNQSNHLQPPHNTTDTDGESYENMEACVYAQPRNSRRKHTVSPEDDESYENMEGTISPYKSHLTTHNSTNTLDDESYERMDSIQAPGDVRERADREGEQWYFRQKTV; encoded by the exons GGAATCAACTCCACACCAACTTAACACAAGTGACCCACGGCATTCGGACATcag TGAATCAAAATCAGACCAACTCCACAGCAGTGACCCAAAGAATCCGTACATCAG ccccTCGTCCTGATTGGCTGTTGTACACCATTCCTTCCATTGCCTTTGTGATCGGACTCCTGTTATTCATAACTGTGTGCAACAAACTGCGCCCCAGAgagt CAGCAAGAGTCAGAAAGGTTTCAGCTATAAAGACAATAGAAAACAGAACCACATCAGAACCCAATAACATATG TTCTGGATCCATTGTAGCTGATCCGAAAACAGAATCCAGCCTCAAAAAAC aAGAGGCCCAGTCTTATGAGAATGTTTCTGCAGCCATCTACAATAATCAGGATGAAGTGACTTACTATGTAACCCAGGAtgatg ACTACATCACCCCTGATGCAATGGAAGATTACATGACAATGCAAGAGCaaaaccagagcaaccaccttcAACCACCTCACAACACAACAGATACAG ATGGGGAGTCATATGAAAACATGGAAGCCTGTGTTTATGCTCAGCCTCGCAACAGCAGACGCAAACACACAGTCAGCCCTGAGGATGACG aGTCCTATGAGAATATGGAGGGCACCATCAGCCCCTACAAGTCACATCTGACCACTCATAACAGCACAAACACCCTGGATGATG AGTCTTATGAGCGTATGGACAGTATCCAGGCCCCGGGTGATGTGCGAGAGAGGGCTGATAGAGAGGGGGAGCAGTGGTACTTCAGACAGAAGACAGTGTGA